The segment ATCATGTTAATGACAAAGGTTTGGTTCCTAGGTGAAATGGACCATGGAAGTGCTATGTTACGGACTGACCCTCCCCTTAGAGGGGGAcactgtcaggctgtgtgtggatgtgtacaCAGACTGGATGATGGCCCTGGTGTCACCCCGGGACTCAATGCCTCAGCCTGTTGTGAAGGAGCCCAATATGTATGTCCAAACCATTCTCAAGCACCTCTACAATGTCTTTGTGCCAAGGTATGTCATAAAAGATAAGCCTTTAACGTATAGATCCATACCTTTTCACTTGTTACACTTGTCATTTAATTTCCGGTCGTTTTTCCCTCTAGGCCTGAACAGCATGGTCCAAACCACATCAGGCTTTGCCAGCAGGTTCTGACTGCAGTTCAGAAGCTGGCACGGGaatctgtttccatggtgagGGAAACCtgggaggtgctgctgctcttcctgctTCGCATCAATGATACATTACTTGCACCACCCACAGCTGGAGGTAAGCTCCACCTGCTTCACTTAACTGAAACTTCTTATATACTGAGCTGTAAATTCTTATTATTTTTGAtgacaaacatttaaaatctcCATTTATCTTAGTAGGGGTAGCTGAGAAACTGGCAGACAAACTTATGGCAGTGCTGTTTGAGGTGTGGCTGCTTGCATGTGCCCGCTGCTTTCCGACACCACCATATTGGAAGACAGCAAGAGAGATGCTGGCCAACTGGAGACATCACCCTCCTGTTGTAGAGCAATGGAGCAGAGTGGCATGTGCTCTGACCTCCAGGTTAGAATTGATTCGTTACACCTGAAAGTGAAATTGTTTTCTGTACAAAATTAGGAATTCTTGTTAATGtatgttcctgttttatttcagaCTTTTGCGGTTTACCCACGGACCATCCTTCCCACCTTTTAAAGTTCCAGATGAGGATGCCAGTTTGATTCCATTAGAGATGGACAATGACTGTGTGGCACAGACGTGGTATCGATTTCTCCACATGCTCAGGTGCATAATGATTTCATGTAATGGTAACTTCCCATTAATCAAGTCCTAACTGACATTGGTGGTTTTGTAGGGAAGTTGATGTTGATCTGTACTATTTTGTATGACTTCCCCCATCATTTCCTCTTTTCATTTGTTGTGTCCTACATGTATTCAACTCACTCATTTTCCATCTATGTTAAATCTCCAAGTATTCTGCTTGTTTCTTTCCAGCAACCCAGTGGACCTGAGCAACCCTGCTATAGTGAGCACCACTCCAAAGTTTCAGGAACAGTTCCTTAACTCAAGTGGCATCCCCCATGAGGTGGTGTTGCATCCATGCTTGAAACAGCTACCCCAGATCTTCTTCAGGGCTATGAGGGGTGTCAGTTGCTTAGTGGATGCCTTCTTGGGTAAGAGGAAGTTGAGTTAACATGACGTGACATTTAAGACATTATTTCAACATATGCAAACATTTAAGTAAAACAATACATTAGGATGCAATAGCAGTAACAAAGCATATGTTAATATAAATGTTAACCATTTCGCAGGTTGGTATATTTTTAACAGGCTTTTCTTGCCTTCTGTAAGTCGGTGACCTCAAGACTTACTCTTGTTCAAGTCTTACATAGACTGATTCAAAATTATTATCTGCAATTATTAGATGCAGAAATGTGACATGGGCAACAATAGGACACAGATATATGCTAGATATCATGCTACACAGTGTTATTTGTGGCGCCTTTTAAGCAACTGTCATACTGTGTTAGTATCACAGGATACCAATCAGTGCAAAGAAATTTAAGTATGCATGATCATTTAGAATAATGGTAAAATATGCAAATGATTTACAGCTAATCCAAGCCTTCATTTTGTAACACTGTTTTCTCCATTCCAGTTGTTACTCTAGCACTGCCCCTGGGTTAAGATGGAGGATGTCAGTAATACCTGTTTGAATAGCAATAtgtcagtgtgtattttttgtctttACACTGTAGGTGTCTCTGTTGAAAAGAGAGATGTACGGGAGAGGGTGTTCACTTTTTGTCCAGTGCTGCTCTCTCATGGtacaaacatcagctgatgCATCCTGTCACAGGATACTATGGGCATATGGGTCTATTTAGTGGTGGTGATGAAATTAACAACTGGTGTTACccttgcatttttttaaaaatcgaTACCCCCAACATATGTAGACCAAACTACAAGATCATCAACAAAGGGAGTCACGGCAGGCCTAAAATGTCAATCAAGATAGATGCATATCAATTACTGGTGATTTGTATCTAACCTTTGTCTTGCATGTGTGAGAATGAATGATCAACTCACAGTCTCTGAGACCAATTAATTGTATTTTTCTCTGTCATAACATTAGCAGTGGGGATGAATTTGTATGATTTTATTTACTCGGATAGTTGCTGTAAAAGTGGACGAGGGCGGTGCGATAAAAATTTCTTACTCATTTTTTTAGGCTAATCAGAACCCTCCTAATGGTTTGAGAATAAACAGACCACAGTACCCATCTCATTTGCCTTTCTGTCAACAGGTATATCCCGACCCAGGGCTGACAGTGCTCCACCCACCCCAGTCAATAGAATGAGCATGTCGCCTCCCCCCTCCATTGCCAACACCACGCCCCCTCACAGCCGCAAGCAGCGGCATACAGTGGTCACCAAAACTACAAGCAAGAGTTCAACTGTAAGTCTGACAGAAAGCTGTAACATTCACTAGATGCATGAAGTTTCTCACGCCACCATATTGGAAGACCGCAAGGGATCTGCTGGGTTTTCACTACACATTGTTTTTAGCTATTTATCATGGAAGTGTACTGTAGACTATGTCTGTATTTGATGAAGCTCCTCCCAAGTGCTATCATTTTGTTATTCTGATGCTGTGTGCATCCTAATGTGATGTTCTTCTTTTCCCTTGCCACCATTCAGGGCAGTGGTAATCAACCAACCAAAGCAtcccagcagcaacagcagcagcagacttcGTCCTCCCCAACCCTGCTTTCCAGCCCCAACCAGAGCAGCTGGGAGTCTCGGCCCCTCCCTGCTCCAGCACGGCCAAAGGTCAACAGCATCCTTAACCTGTTCGGCCAGTGGCTTTTTGATGCCGCTCTGGTCCACTGTAAGCTCCACAGCGGCCTCAGCCGAGACCCCAGCATGACCGGTAAGAAGTGAAGCACTGGCTAATAGCATTTCCTTTAATGCATGGGCAGGTGGGTGTTTTGTTGCTGTTCattattctgtgtttttgtgagttATATGTGTTTTgggtgttgttatttttttactgtatgttgTTTGGGATATCCTTTCCTTTTTTCACCATTTTCTCTGAAACTTTGTTGTGCCTTTCTGTGTCTGGAGGGCTTGGTTAGAAGTGGCCTTGTATGATATTTCCATCTGATTCTAATCCATTTGCATTCACCAACGATGTAAACCTAGCTAAAACTGCATATAGGCTAGCAACATATTCATACACTCATAGATTAAAATGACACATACAGTTAGTGTTTAGAGAGAAATTTGACGCATTTTTGGCTCtccatttatttttctctttttggtGTAGTGTCCTGCTCGTGTCTACCATGTCTGATTAATGTTAAGAGTTGAAATGGGTCAAACATCATGTATTgaggagaacaaaaaaaacacaattcatGCCTGATATGAATTGATCCCAAAATATTGGATCTGCTTTGATTTTGTCTCTCTCCACTATTTCTGTTATCTTGCAGCCTCTTTTATCCAAATTCTCCTTTCTTATAAATCTTGTAAGTAGGAACGGcagctttttttccctcactTGATTTGCGTTTCTTGACAAATCTTCCTGCTTTTCAGTTGAGTTCTTCATGATCATCGCCATTACCACCATTGTTTTCTGTTTCCACTCCTTGTCATATATAAAGTTCACTCAGCGTTCTTTCAGCGTTTTTCCCAAAGGTGATGGAATGGGTTTCACCAACTGACCACTTGTCTCAATCATAACGTTGCCAGTCTGTGACAATGCCACCCATCTTAAATGcctttattttttcttcatGCTAATACTTATAATTTAGTTTCAGACCCTCCTTAAGTTCAGcattattgttttgtttcttgtatgttttttgtgttgtaaattcacttgagtttttttttttttttttattggttggTGCCTCAATGCATGAAGTGAATGTTTTGTACCTTGAGTGATAGTCATATAATTGCAACATCCAGGGAGCTGACACAGGGATTTTGTTTTGTAGGCTTGCGGCAGCAATTAACTGACACAGTTTAGTATCATCACACTACACTGTCATGCTTTGTGCCAGTAATAGGTGGAACTTCTATGGCAAACTCTTTGTGTCAGAATGCCCTTTTATATTGAATGCCTTCaacggatgtgtgtgtgcgtttgcagTCATTGaagtgtttcctctttgttgtTAAAGTGAATAAATGTCtgctttttgttgcttttgtgttacattttttttactctttattttttttatagtgtgcaTATAGTAGATAAATGTCTGTTTGCCTGTGTCTCAAACATGCATGTATGCTGCTGACCACATTACAATTCAGGGTCCTTTCATTTCTTGTCTCTTCCCACTCTCTACAGCGATAGCCACTCAGGTGGGTCTGGAACTGAGAAGGAAGGGTTCCCAAATGTCCACTGACTCCATGGTGCCCAATCCACTGTTTGATACCAATGAGTTCCCCGAGAGCTATGAAGCAGGACGAGCTGAAGCCTGTGGAACTCTGTGTCGTATCTTCTGTAGCAAGAAAACTGGAGAGGATATTCTGCCTGTTTACCTGTCCAGGTAATGTAGTCAAGGTTTTTTCGGACTTCCATGGGATGCCCCAAGTTATAGCAAAtcgtttaaaaaaacaaatcacactgAATAATAGAAAATCAGTGTTGCTGCACTTCCTCCTATTTTATCATATGGACTTGTTAATCTTctctatttgtgttttttaataactGCAGAATTATTCTAGTGCCAAGCAAGCTGTTGCACCACAGTCTCCATTCTGTTCCTATCTACTGTGAGATCAGATTAGGTGGTGCTTCGCTCTGCGATTGATCTTGCTAGCATGATAATCTTCATAATATCCTGCAGTTAATTTAAAAccttgtgtgcatgtttgacaTTGGAaggaaatgcatttttcttaatTCCTTGATACTCCTTCCTTGATTTTACTATCTATTAGAATTTTAAAACTAGTCTGAGCCCAGCTTcatattgtgtgttgtgtgagtgtttatGATAATGTTGTATTATTTCAATATCTGCAGGTTCTACATGGTCTTGATTCAAGGTCTCCAGATTTCTGATTTCATCTGTAGACCAGTTCTGGCTTCTATCATTCTCAATTCGTCATCACTCTTCTGTACTGACCTGAAGGGCATCAATGTGGTGGTGCCATACTTCATAGCTGCACTGGAGACTATTGTGCCAGACAGGTTAGGCTTAGTCTTTTGCACAACTTTTAGATTGGTATCGAAAAgatttacatgttttatttactaAATAAGATTTATCTGTCACGTTTGTTAGGGAGCTGTCCAAATTCAAGATCTATGTAAATCCTACTGACCTGAGGAGAGCTTCCATCAACATCTTGCTTGCTATGCTGCCACTGCCGCATCATTTTGGCAACATAAAGTCAGAGGTAACGCCCTAAGTAATGCCACCTTGCTCCTTTAAAGAAAGGATTTTAATGTCAAATCTTTATGGTTGAAAGTGCTAAATGTGAACTTCTTGATATCAATTTCAGATAAATCCTGTTTTCAACTATATTGACTTTGTTTTTTAGGTTTTGTTGGAGGGGAAGTTCAATGAGGAAGATGGGTGGCCTCACGACCAGCCTGTGTCTTTCTTGTCACTGAGACTACGCCTTGTCAATGTCCTCATAGGagcgctgcagacagagactgaCCCAACCAACACACAGCTTATCTTAGGTATCTGCTGACACTTTCATATACCTTTTTTTCTGGTTATTTTGCCCTCATGCAGCTATTAATGACATGTGTTGCAGTATTTCTTGTACTATTGTTTTAATGTCAcatttcttctctttcaggTGCAATGCTTAATATAGTTCAAGACTCTGCGTTGTTAGAGTCCATAGGTGCACAGACTGAAACGGTAAGGGTTAGAACACGGCTGTTTTCTGATGATCAGTTTACATGTTACAAGTAGAATTCAACATCAACACTGCTTTGTTCTGGTGGTGGCAGGGGAGTATAGACGGGAGCCATGTGGCAGGAAAGAGTCAAAGTCACAGCCGGACAAACAGTGGCGTCAGCTTCACCAGTGGAGGCAGCACAGAGGCCACCAGCCCAGACTCTGAGCGTCCTGCACAGGCACTGCTCCGGGACTACGGTAAGACGTCTAACTGCTCACCAACACTAATATTATTGTGCCCAGTGAATTAACACAATAATGCTGCTTTGGTCAGATGATGCTATACATGCTGACAAGAGAATGATCAACAGTGATCAATATCTGCTTGCTGATCAATACCCAACTTAATAAATACTAAAATACTAATACTAAATTAACTCATTTGTTCTTTAAAGCTAACGTGGTTAAAGTGGTATGCAGAGTTAGGAAGCGTTGGGTAAAATGCCTTTGTAAGTGATACAAAGTTTGCTGTGATggcactgaatgtgctcctctTGATTGCAACAGTGTGTCTTAATCAAATGTCTTTCAGAGGTTTTTGTCTATTTGACTACTGGTGTTTAAATATGTTGGTTATAGTTTTTAAACTTGCACGGGTTTGTGTTAGGTAGGTTATGTGCAAGTTTATATTCACCCTATAGACAGgaaaaatatgattttatatatatatatatatacacactgattAAAAGTCTGGCTGCAATGATCccaaaatcatattttcatattttaatatatatatatatatatatatatatatatatatatatatatatatatatatatatatatatatatatatatatatatatatatatatatatatatgaaaatatgattttatatGATTTTGGGAAATATGATTTTGGGATCATTGCAGCCAGACTTTTAATCAGTCTTCAGCCTTAATATTATCACTTTCTAAAGGATCGACACATTGGACCTTTAAGTAGAAACTTTGAGAAAGGATGTCAGAATACAGAAATCCCTAAAGATGGGTTAGACTATTTTGGTAAAGTTTTAAGCAATGCAATAACAGATTTCTAAATAAAATCAGGTAGTAAAAAATGTTGATAATGCTCAGGTCTGTTCCTCAGCCGCTTAATGTATTACAAGCTTCTCTTTAACATTGTGTGCTGTGCTGATTTCAGTCTTTTCTAATGCatgttatcaatatatataaaacatatcTGCTAATTGGGCAGCCAGAAGTGTTTGTGCATGACCTTGTAGCTTTGTTGCCTTAATCCTTCTATGCTCTATTCTTTGCGGTGTTTGGTATTTCGGGGTGTTATATGGTTTAGCTCTTCCAGATACAGCGGCAGGCCTGCTAGTGCGCAGCATCCACTTGGTCACTCAGAGGCTCAACTCCCAGTGGAGGCAAGACATGAGCATCTCACTGGCTGCCCTCGAGCTGCTGGCTGGACTAGCCAAGGTAAAAACTATGTAGACTCACTGTAACTACCTGTAGTCACTGTCAGACTTTAgctttagttatttttttatcacTCCATTCAGTATATATAAAGAGCATCAGGAAATCAAGCAAAAGAGCTCTTCATTAaaaacatgtctgctgaaaGTCAAGGCTATGTACCTTAGTAAACTGCTCTACAAATGTGGCACATCTAATAGCATGAAACTTCATCTCTATCTTGTTAAAATACACTTACTGTGGATTTCCTCATTTTGCTTGTGGCTTAATCAGGTAAAAGTGGGAGTAGACTCTGCAGACCGTAAGCGTGCTGTCAGCTCTATATGCGGCTACATTGTGTACCAGTGTAGCCGTCCAGCTCCTCTGCAGTCCAGAGACCTCCACTCCATGATTGTAGCTGCCTTccagttcctgtgtgtgtggctcacagAGCACCCTGACATGCTGGATGAGAAGGTAACTTTATAGGCTGATTTCTCTCAGTTATGGTTAAGTTAAACAGGATTATTATTTAGTTTgattgattacatttttttttgtgtaccAGGATTGTTTGGTTGAGGTTTTAGAGATTGTGGAGCTGGGAATCTCAGGCAGCAAGTCCAGGCAAGATCAGGAAGTCCGACACAAGGGAGAGAAGGAGCACAACCCTGCTTCAATGAGAGTAAAGGATGCTGCTGAAGCAACGTTGTCCTGGTAACATTCTTTACATACAGAATTGTTGAGTGATTGTTAGTTTCTGCTAAAAAAAATTTAGTTTTTTGTGAGTTGATTGACAGCACacaataaatgttaaaaaataagctGATCAACGTTCTCCAGAATGAGTTTCTTCGATCATCTTTAGATATTTACAgattatttacagtatttttattattaaactgTTATAGAGTTATAGTTTgccttgtttttctgcttggTGTCCACACATAtttgtcttaaaatgtgttgcaTTCATTGACCTGATTTCTTCATGTTGACATTCTTGCTTGTGTTTCTGTGGTGTTCTCCAGTATCATGCAGGTGTTGGGGGCTTTCCCTTCTCCCAGTGGGCctgcctccacctgcagcttgCTGAATGAAGATACCCTAATCCGTTATGCCAGGCTCAGTGCTACAGGAGCAAGTAACTTCCGCTACTTTGTCCTGGACAACTCTGTTATCCTCGCAATGCTGGAGCAACCACTTGGCAACGAGCAGAGTAAGTATCTTGTGTCTTTTGTGTCCTTAGGCATAATATTGGACTGCAAAGACTGCATAACCCTTTAAGTACAAAGCACTGGCAAGAAATAGGTTATCTTATGTGTCTCTAAAATAAGAGCCTCTCTGTCTTTACAGACCCCAGCCCATCAGTGACCGTTTTGATTCGAGGGACAGCTGGCAGACACGCTTGGACCATGCAGCTATTCCATCAACCAAGAGGAGCTCGGGCTAATCAGAGGGTGAGATCACTCTGTAGATTATTGCACATGTTAAGTGACAATGCTAGACAAAGAAATATTTTAACTGTCTTCTTCACTCCTCCCACAGCAGGTGTTTGTTCCAGAGGGCCGTCCAAAACCTCAAAATAATGTGGGGATCAAATACAACGTCAAGCAGAGGCCCTTCCCTGAAGAAGTGGATAAGATCCCTCTTGTCAAAGCTGATGTCAGCATCCCTGACCTGGACGACATTGTCAGTAAGGAGGTGAGAGAATAGATGTAGCTCTTGTTGTGCTTGTATTCACATTATGCATAAGGTATAATGGCTCAATGGAGCCTTGCGAATTAATACATTTCTTGGTAATATCTGTTATTGCACAAACTCAGGAGTTATGTATGTGCTGGGAGGATGAGTCGAGAGCCCCAAATTCACTGACGAGTAATTTCCCCCATGTGAGTTGTTGAAGAGATGAAATTTAATTTGGGTGTTTGTGGTGGTTAAAAAGGGTTGAAAGGTTTGGTGATGATCATTTGATGCAATGTTTCAATCCAGTGCACTTTCCTTGCAATGATCTGCAGCTTTTACTGCAATCCAAGAGCACAACTTCCTAGAGAAAGTACCAGAAAGTAAATTAGTGCTTCTCTGACGGTGTTATCAAAAATGAACACACAAAGGCTGTGTTTATTAAAGGGATGTAGCACTTGATTGGATTACATTGTATGTGTGGAAAAGAGCTACTCACTCTGTGACTTAATGCTTCATACCAGACTTGTTAAACagacatgacatcactgatgggTTTTTATGTCTATCTTTGGAGGTGATACCTGTTTGGGACTTGCAGGGGACTGTCATTCATCCTGTCAGCATATCTGTGTGCTAAAAAGATTCCATCTCCTCCTTTTCAGCTGGAAGTTCAGCATGACAAGCTTCGCATACTAATGACCAAGCAGATAGAGTATGAGAATGCCTTGGAGCGCCACAGTGAGGAAAACTTCAAGTCCAAGCCTTTCCCAGACCCACAGACAGACTGCAAACCCCCTCCACCTTCACAGGAGTTCCAGACAGCTCGCCTCTTCCTCTCCCACTTTGGCTTTCTGTCTCTGGAGGCCCTTAAGGTTTGTAAACCTTACAAACCTTAGGTTTACTGAACAATATCATATTACTACGTAACACAGTAGAAAAACTCTGTGCTACTATGCCTCAGTTTTCTGCTAGAGGGATGTAACTTGAATCGCCCATCAATGGGAACACCACTTGTCAGTATTAACGATAAATCTAAAAGCAGTTCAGGCCACAAACCGATAAAGTTAATGTAGATtgcttttatatttatttgttattgtttgATAGGAACCCAACAACAGCCGTCTACCTCCTCATCTGATTGGGTTGGAGTCGTCCTTACCAGGGTTTTTTGATGACATCAGCTACCTGGACCTGCTTCCCTGCCGACCATTcgacactgtttttattttttatgtgagGGCTGGACAAAAGAGCAGCCATGAGGTGAGGAAATACAAGCTGGCAGTGTATAGCAGGACACAGTATTTTTTACTATATCTATGTTCAAATCTTTGATTATTAATATCCCTGCTGATCGTGTTGATCAGATTCTGAGGAATGTGGAGTCATCAGCCAGTGTCCAGCCTCACTTCTTGGAGTTTCTGTTGTCCTTGGGCTGGCCTGTGGATGTGGGACGCCATCCAGGGTGGACAGGACACTTAGACACCAGCTGGTCCCTGAATTCCTGCTCTGACAGCAACGACATGCTACAAGGAGGTAAGCTGGTAGACGAGAGGGAGTCTTTGGAAGAATACATACCACAATTGTCATATGATGGTATGTTATGTTGAAATTTGTAGAGGAAGCAGCCACTCCTGAGGACACAGGAGGTTCAGTGTTCAACGGGGAGAAGAAGGTTCTGTACTATGCTGATGCTCTGACAGAGATTGCATTTGTGGTTCCGTCTCTAACTGAAAATTCTGGTTAGTAATAAATACCTTATAGCAGATATTGAAAGCCCACTAGGAGACAATAGGTTGACTGAGATCATGTTTGCTCTTCGGTGTTCCACAGAGGAATCATCAGTGCACAGTGACTCCACAGTGGaggcagacacaaacacagacctcaTGCCAGCTATGCTGAAACAACCCAATCTCACACTGGAACTGTTCCCCAACCATTCTGAAAACCTGGAGTCTGCCAAAAAGGTAAAGTTTATTACATTTACCTTAACTGTAGGCTGACAGCACTGATGATgtcttttttaatttataaagGTTTTCTTACAGTAACATTGAATTATTCTCTTTATATAGCTTAGTCCTTTGGTGAAGACGAAAAGGTCATCAACTGGAAAGTCTTTCCCTCAGCTGGGGCCTGAAACAAAAGTATTTGTGGTCTGGGTGGAGCGCTTTGATGATATTGGTAGGCATATACTCCTAATGCATCTTCAACATATACTGTGTGATAGCATTTTTGTATTATGTATCACGACCAAAATACTGACGCCCATGAACGtcattgattttgtgtgtttagagaACTTCCCGTTGTCTGATCTGTTGGCGGAAACCAGCACTGGCCTGGAAGCTAGCACAAGCAACAGCACCTCCTGCAGGTATTTACAAGTTTACACTGTGCTGCCAGTATGAAGGAACGTGTAGTTCACGAAGCGTGTGCTGATGCACAGTGCACCAGATGCAATGGGCAGAAAAAAGGAACCGTGGCTGAGCTTTGACAAATGATACCGTGCTTTAAAGGAAGAGGCTACATAGAAAAAGGATTTAGACACCATTTTATGGTTGAGCTTTGTTGCTGACATGTATTCTCTGTTGCACCATATTATCCCCTGCCTTTCCCCCTCTTCCTGATGCAGGTCGGGGTTACTAGAAAAGGACGTTCCCCTGATCTTCATCCACCCTCTGAAGACAGGACTGTTCAGAATCCGCCTGCATGGAGCCGTTGGCAAATTCGGCATGGTTATTCCCCTGGTGGACGGCATGGTGGTCAGCCGCAGAGCTCTAGGTAAAAGCTTACATTGCTCCTTCTGACTTGCCCCTTCTTTCCTACAACACCTCTTTTGTTGCCCTTTATAGAAAGCACAGTCTTTACACAGTGCAGGAGGTAGTCTCTTCACTTATAATGTGCACACATTAATAGATTATGGCTGGTGAAACTGTACAGGAAGTAGTAGCATGAGTGTTCTTGCAGCTGAGCTTGCATCACTCCTGCAGGATACAGTGTACCATCACTAAAGGCTCTATATGCGAGCAGGTTCTGCCAAGACAGTGTGAAGAAAGTCTTGGTTTGTCTATCAAAGTACATCATGCAAGACAGTCAGAACATTACAATGTTCCTGCTCAAATTGCAGTTTGTCTcatgtcacacatgtcaaaagATTTTGATCAGTCAGTCTCGTTATTGCATTTTTATGCTGTTGCATTAACGTTGTGTGTGCGTCCTCCTCCAGGGTTCCTCGTGCGTCAAACGGTCATCAACGTGTGCCGGAGGAAACGCCTGGAAAGTGACTTGTACAACCCGCCTCATGTGAGGCGGAAGCAGAAAATAACAGAGATCGTCCAGCGATACCGCAACAAGCAGCTGGAGCCTGAGTTTTACACTTCGCTCTTCCACGAGGTGGGGGAGGGAAAGCCCCACCTctaaccccccctcccctccccagtCTTGTCCTAACACTGGCTcactacaacaacacacacacactcgtatctaaaactcacacacatttacaactgcacgcacgcacacacacacacacacacagaatctttatatttatactgtactattttgttatttatataaatacatatatcaACACTGTTTGCCTTTGACTCTGAGATCAAAGTGTCAAAAAACATGCCAAGGTGggaaaaaaactacatttcTGTGTTGCTGCCGCTCACTGAAGATCTGAACGGCTGAAGTTCAGCAGTGACCGTCGCTCCTCGTTTAGGCTCATGCTTCGTGGCAAAAGAGTTTCTGCTTGTCTTTAACTGCAATACAATAGTTACACTGTTGGCCTTTCTGAACCTGTAAAAAAAGTTTGTCCTTTACATCTTGTTCTATGAATGAATTTCCTGAGGTTTGGTAATACAGAGTTGTGTCCAAAATCAGATCTGCATACCcgtttttgtttcagtcaaacaAACGCATGGTTGGATTTTTGCCAAGGAGATAAAA is part of the Parambassis ranga chromosome 7, fParRan2.1, whole genome shotgun sequence genome and harbors:
- the LOC114438159 gene encoding ral GTPase-activating protein subunit beta-like isoform X10; translation: MYSDWRSLQLVVQSDQGHLSVLHTYPTSVGTEVANAVVKPLGTAVSPVATENILKTDKEVKWTMEVLCYGLTLPLEGDTVRLCVDVYTDWMMALVSPRDSMPQPVVKEPNMYVQTILKHLYNVFVPRPEQHGPNHIRLCQQVLTAVQKLARESVSMVRETWEVLLLFLLRINDTLLAPPTAGVGVAEKLADKLMAVLFEVWLLACARCFPTPPYWKTAREMLANWRHHPPVVEQWSRVACALTSRLLRFTHGPSFPPFKVPDEDASLIPLEMDNDCVAQTWYRFLHMLSNPVDLSNPAIVSTTPKFQEQFLNSSGIPHEVVLHPCLKQLPQIFFRAMRGVSCLVDAFLGISRPRADSAPPTPVNRMSMSPPPSIANTTPPHSRKQRHTVVTKTTSKSSTGSGNQPTKASQQQQQQQTSSSPTLLSSPNQSSWESRPLPAPARPKVNSILNLFGQWLFDAALVHCKLHSGLSRDPSMTAIATQVGLELRRKGSQMSTDSMVPNPLFDTNEFPESYEAGRAEACGTLCRIFCSKKTGEDILPVYLSRFYMVLIQGLQISDFICRPVLASIILNSSSLFCTDLKGINVVVPYFIAALETIVPDRELSKFKIYVNPTDLRRASINILLAMLPLPHHFGNIKSEVLLEGKFNEEDGWPHDQPVSFLSLRLRLVNVLIGALQTETDPTNTQLILGAMLNIVQDSALLESIGAQTETGSIDGSHVAGKSQSHSRTNSGVSFTSGGSTEATSPDSERPAQALLRDYDTAAGLLVRSIHLVTQRLNSQWRQDMSISLAALELLAGLAKVKVGVDSADRKRAVSSICGYIVYQCSRPAPLQSRDLHSMIVAAFQFLCVWLTEHPDMLDEKDCLVEVLEIVELGISGSKSRQDQEVRHKGEKEHNPASMRVKDAAEATLSCIMQVLGAFPSPSGPASTCSLLNEDTLIRYARLSATGASNFRYFVLDNSVILAMLEQPLGNEQNPSPSVTVLIRGTAGRHAWTMQLFHQPRGARANQRVFVPEGRPKPQNNVGIKYNVKQRPFPEEVDKIPLVKADVSIPDLDDIVSKELEVQHDKLRILMTKQIEYENALERHSEENFKSKPFPDPQTDCKPPPPSQEFQTARLFLSHFGFLSLEALKEPNNSRLPPHLIGLESSLPGFFDDISYLDLLPCRPFDTVFIFYVRAGQKSSHEILRNVESSASVQPHFLEFLLSLGWPVDVGRHPGWTGHLDTSWSLNSCSDSNDMLQGEEAATPEDTGGSVFNGEKKVLYYADALTEIAFVVPSLTENSEESSVHSDSTVEADTNTDLMPAMLKQPNLTLELFPNHSENLESAKKLSPLVKTKRSSTGKSFPQLGPETKVFVVWVERFDDIENFPLSDLLAETSTGLEASTSNSTSCRSGLLEKDVPLIFIHPLKTGLFRIRLHGAVGKFGMVIPLVDGMVVSRRALGFLVRQTVINVCRRKRLESDLYNPPHVRRKQKITEIVQRYRNKQLEPEFYTSLFHEVGEGKPHL